A single Ctenopharyngodon idella isolate HZGC_01 chromosome 22, HZGC01, whole genome shotgun sequence DNA region contains:
- the e2f1 gene encoding transcription factor E2F1 yields MSESFISGQTSEDLLADFESLLNNGSIDLSEDHQIVIISTPGTATASTAAGDILLFATPHHTATSTTALPDHRRPTLGRPPVKRKLDLDSDHQYICTSRSASHGPAPPATPAPPRVPKLATEKSRYDTSLNLTTKRFLDLLAQSPDGVVDLNWASQVLDVQKRRIYDITNVLEGIHLISKKSKNNIQWLGNRIDGASVARFQELQKEVSELTEAEEKLDELINKCSLQLRLLTEDTHNKKLGYVRCQDLRNTVNPPDQIIMVIRAPPETQMQVSEPSEGYQISLKSSKGPIDVFLCPEDSSGVCSPVTDCSPAKSSCQSPPQSDLVSQEVASSTPATLPSSSPLPLGTDSESFLDSFSGICEMPDFDLSPLGSSDFLLERGGAADAIGLPLDGFICLSPPHSQDYHFGLEDHEGVSELFDCDFSDLGPLEF; encoded by the exons ATGTCTGAGAGTTTTATATCGGGTCAGACCTCGGAGGATCTGCTGGCTGATTTTGAGTCTCTCTTGAACAATGGCAGTATTGATCTTAGTGAAGATCATCAAATCGTCATCATCTCCACGCCCGGCACGGCCACGGCCAGCACTGCTGCGGGGGACATCTTGCTGTTTGCCACCCCACATCACACCGCCACCTCCACCACAGCCCTGCCCGACCACAGGAGACCCACTCTGGGCAGACCGCCG GTAAAGAGGAAGTTGGATTTAGACAGTGATCACCAGTACATTTGCACCTCCCGATCTGCTTCACATGGACCCGCACCTCCGGCTACACCCGCACCACCCAGAG TCCCTAAACTAGCTACGGAGAAATCCCGCTACGACACATCTCTGAATCTGACCACCAAACGCTTCCTGGACCTTCTGGCTCAGTCTCCGGATGGCGTGGTAGACCTGAACTGGGCCTCTCAAGTGCTGGACGTCCAGAAACGCCGCATCTACGACATCACCAACGTCCTGGAGGGAATTCATCTGATCTCCAAAAAGTCCAAGAACAACATTCAGTGGCT GGGGAATCGTATCGACGGGGCGTCCGTGGCCAGGTTTCAGGAGCTGCAGAAGGAAGTGTCCGAGCTGACGGAGGCTGAGGAGAAACTTGACGAGCTCATTAACAAATGCAGCTTACAACTACGGCTCCTCACAGAGGACACGCACAACAAGAA GCTTGGGTACGTTAGATGCCAGGACCTGCGTAATACAGTCAACCCCCCGGACCAGATCATCATGGTGATTCGAGCTCCACCAGAGACGCAGATGCAGGTGTCCGAACCCAGTGAG GGTTACCAGATTTCTCTCAAGAGCTCCAAAGGCCCGATCGACGTGTTTCTGTGTCCGGAGGACAGTTCTGGGGTCTGTAGTCCTGTCACTGATTGTAGTCCAGCGAAATCGTCCTGTCAGAGCCCCCCGCAGTCTGATCTCGTCTCACAGGAAGTGGCATCATCAACGCCAGCTACACTGCCTAGCTCCTCCCCTCTGCCTTTGGGTACAGATTCGG AGTCGTTTCTGGACTCGTTTTCTGGTATTTGTGAGATGCCAGATTTCGACTTGTCTCCTTTGGGTTCGTCTGACTTCCTGCTGGAGCGTGGCGGTGCAGCGGACGCTATCGGCCTCCCGTTGGACGGCTTCATCTGCCTGTCTCCGCCACACAGCCAGGACTACCACTTCGGCCTGGAGGATCACGAGGGCGTCAGCGAGCTGTTCGACTGCGACTTCAGCGACCTCGGCCCTCTGGAGTTTTGA